The Coffea arabica cultivar ET-39 chromosome 4e, Coffea Arabica ET-39 HiFi, whole genome shotgun sequence genome includes a window with the following:
- the LOC113740902 gene encoding uncharacterized protein, with protein sequence MIVLPSGKVVSENKEEYKDMPPLVEEEETKAVVQPPLEESIALGLVARCALAAHVKKEEIQRKNIFYTRCHVNGRVCSLVINPGSCTNVASSLMVETLGLPTREHLRPYRLQWLNNCGDIRASQKVLVSFKVGAYEDEVLCDVVLMQASHILLGRPWQFDRSTSHNGCTNMYTFLHKGRKIILAPLMPKQVYEDQMKIQQECEKVDERKRIEKHERKERKRSVQNEREKAINGTNHEVKKEGKVLLIAKAKDVRKGFLVGRNLFLFYSKEVSANANELDTALPSSFAKLLQEYDDVFPDDVPSGLPPIKGIEHQIDLIPRAPLPNRTAYRSNPEETKEIQRQVVELLGKGWARESLSPYAVPVILVPKKNGSWRMCTNCRAINTITVKYRCPIPRLDDMLDELHGAVIFTKIDIKSRYHQIRIKEGDEWKTAFKTKYGLYEWLVMLLGLTNAPNTFMRLMNHVLREYLGKFVIVYFDDILIYSKSLDEQLQHVKLVLEVLQKERLYANLKKCTFCTD encoded by the coding sequence ATGATCGTACTTCCAAGCGGGAAAGTAGTGTCCGAGAATAAGGAGGAGTACAAGGACATGCCACCTCTGGTTGAGGAGGAGGAAACCAAAGCAGTAGTGCAGCCACCATTAGAGGAGTCAATTGCGCTAGGGCTAGTTGCAAGGTGCGCATTAGCGGCCCATGTCAAAAAAGAGGAGATCCAAAGGAAAAACATCTTCTACACTCGATGCCACGTAAATGGCAGAGTGTGTAGCTTGGTGATAAACCCCGGCAGCTGCACCAATGTCGCTAGTTCACTAATGGTCGAAACTTTGGGATTGCCTACCCGCGAGCATCTCAGGCCATATCGTCTACAATGGTTGAATAATTGTGGAGACATACGAGCGTCTCAAAAGGTACTAGTTTCTTTTAAAGTTGGAGCTTATGAGGATGAAGTGCTTTGTGATGTAGTACTTATGCAAGCTAGTCATATCTTACTTGGTAGACCATGGCAATTTGATAGGAGTACTAGTCATAATGGTTGTACCAACATGTACACCTTCTTACATAAAGGAAGGAAAATCATACTTGCACCACTTATGCCTAAGCAAGTGTATGAGGATCAAATGAAAATTCAGCAGGAATGTGAGAAAGTTGATGAGCGAAAAAGAATTGAGAAAcatgagagaaaagagaggaaaagatcCGTGCAAAATGAGAGGGAAAAGGCAATTAATGGGACGAATCATGAGgtaaaaaaagagggaaaagtaTTGTTGATtgcaaaagccaaagatgtgAGGAAAGGCTTCCTTGTAGGCcgaaatttatttttgttttacagCAAGGAAGTTTCGGCTAACGCTAATGAACTTGACACTGCGTTGCCTAGTTCTTTTGCTAAGCTTTTACAGGAATATGATGACGTTTTCCCAGACGACGTGCCTAGCGGTTTGCCACCCATTAAAGgtattgagcatcaaattgaccTCATACCTAGAGCACCCCTGCCTAATCGAACCGCGTATAGGAGCAATCCGGAGGAGACAAAAGAAATTCAAAGGCAAGTGGTGGAGCTTCTAGGCAAAGGGTGGGCACGAGAGAGCTTAAGTCCCTATGCCGTTCCAGTCATTCTTGTGCCAAAGAAGAACGGGTCTTGGAGGATGTGCACTAACTGCAGAGCCATAAATACCataacggtaaagtatcgcTGTCCCATTCCTCGACTTGATGACATGTTAGATGAATTACATGGGGCTGTTATATTTACAAAAATTGATATAAAATCTAggtatcatcaaattaggatcaAGGAAGGTGACGAATGGAAAACCGCATTTAAAACTAAGTACGGGTTAtatgagtggttagtcatgCTTTTGGGTCTTACTAATGCACCTAATACCTTTATGCGGTTAATGAATCATGTCTTGCGTGAGTACTTAGGCAAGTTCGTAATAGtgtactttgatgatattctcaTTTATAGCAAAAGTCTAGATGAACAGTTGCAACATGTTAAGCTAGTATTGGAGGTACTTCAGAAGGAACGTCTTTATGCTAACCTAAAGAAATGTACCTTTTGCACTGACTAA